In Hoeflea ulvae, one genomic interval encodes:
- a CDS encoding type II toxin-antitoxin system ParD family antitoxin, translated as MDKRTISLPNEHADYIDQKVNSGDYASASEVVRAGLRALQERDRAIEEWLRNQVAPAHDAMLADPSRGIPAQSVFDDVRERHAQKTNGSR; from the coding sequence ATGGACAAACGAACCATCAGCCTGCCGAACGAGCATGCGGACTATATCGACCAGAAGGTGAATTCCGGTGATTACGCCTCGGCCAGCGAAGTGGTTCGCGCCGGGCTGCGCGCCTTGCAAGAGCGCGACCGCGCCATCGAAGAATGGCTGCGCAATCAGGTTGCCCCGGCCCATGATGCGATGCTTGCGGACCCGTCGCGCGGCATTCCGGCACAGTCGGTTTTTGACGACGTCCGCGAACGGCACGCCCAAAAGACAAATGGCTCCCGGTGA
- a CDS encoding UbiA family prenyltransferase translates to MDAVSDNRHVPLCIDLDGTLVATDTLWEGLVSVLIRRPWLIFAAVAWALSGKAVLKREVAARYQSTGGDWPYRAEVIERIKLAREAGQPVWLVTGAAESTAQAIAGHLGLFDRVLHSSDSENLTSRRKRERLIGLCGDGGFDYAGNSRDDIAVFDAARRAIIVAPDTAARRWGKQHDAEMLPLARISPLAILKSIRVHQWLKNVLIAVPLVLNHEYAVAGLVLAVCAAFFSFSFLASAVYIINDIADLANDRQHPRKRLRPLASGAVSIPVISWAAIALVMASVGLASLLPPQFWGVLALYAMITTAYTFVLKRKLLVDVFTLAGLYTVRIIAGAAATGVELSFWLLAFSIFFFLSLALVKRFVELDELADDNATQLKGRSYVGGDKDMIAQAGVASAFSAAMVLALYVDSKEVASMYPQPALLWPLCPLILYMLLRIWILARRSQMHEDPVVFIMRDWRSQITTVAGACLVILATWKM, encoded by the coding sequence ATGGATGCTGTGAGCGACAACCGGCACGTGCCGCTTTGTATCGATCTCGATGGAACGCTGGTTGCCACCGACACGCTCTGGGAAGGGCTGGTCTCGGTGCTGATCAGGCGGCCATGGCTGATATTCGCAGCCGTGGCCTGGGCGCTGTCGGGCAAGGCTGTGCTCAAGCGCGAGGTGGCGGCCCGCTACCAGAGCACGGGCGGCGACTGGCCCTACCGCGCCGAGGTGATCGAGCGGATCAAGCTCGCCCGCGAGGCAGGCCAGCCGGTGTGGCTGGTCACCGGTGCGGCCGAATCCACCGCCCAGGCGATTGCCGGCCATCTCGGCCTGTTCGACCGTGTGCTGCATTCCTCCGACAGCGAAAACCTGACCTCGCGCCGCAAGCGCGAACGCCTGATCGGGCTGTGCGGCGACGGCGGATTCGACTATGCCGGCAACAGCCGCGACGACATCGCGGTCTTTGACGCGGCGCGGCGCGCCATCATCGTCGCGCCCGACACCGCCGCCCGGCGCTGGGGCAAGCAGCACGATGCCGAAATGCTGCCCTTGGCCCGGATCTCGCCGCTGGCGATCCTCAAGTCGATCCGGGTCCACCAGTGGCTCAAGAACGTGCTGATCGCGGTGCCGCTGGTGCTCAACCACGAATATGCCGTGGCCGGGCTGGTGCTCGCCGTCTGTGCCGCCTTCTTCTCGTTCAGCTTCCTGGCTTCGGCCGTCTACATCATCAATGACATCGCCGATCTGGCCAATGACCGGCAGCATCCGCGCAAGCGGCTGCGCCCGCTGGCCAGCGGCGCGGTGTCGATCCCGGTGATCAGCTGGGCCGCCATTGCGCTGGTGATGGCGTCGGTCGGGCTGGCCAGCCTGTTGCCGCCGCAGTTCTGGGGCGTTCTGGCGCTCTATGCGATGATCACCACCGCCTATACTTTCGTGCTCAAGCGCAAGCTGCTGGTGGATGTCTTCACCCTGGCCGGGCTCTACACCGTGCGCATCATCGCAGGGGCTGCGGCGACCGGGGTCGAGCTGTCTTTCTGGCTGCTGGCATTCTCGATCTTCTTCTTTCTCAGCCTGGCGCTGGTCAAGCGTTTCGTCGAACTCGACGAGCTCGCCGACGACAATGCGACGCAGCTCAAGGGACGCAGCTATGTGGGCGGTGACAAGGACATGATTGCCCAGGCGGGCGTGGCCTCGGCCTTCTCGGCGGCGATGGTTCTTGCGCTTTATGTCGACAGCAAGGAAGTCGCCTCGATGTATCCGCAGCCGGCGCTGCTGTGGCCGCTGTGTCCGCTGATTCTCTACATGCTGCTCAGGATCTGGATCCTGGCGCGGCGCTCGCAGATGCACGAGGATCCGGTGGTGTTCATCATGCGCGACTGGCGCAGCCAGATCACCACGGTGGCGGGCGCCTGCCTTGTCATCCTGGCGACATGGAAGATGTGA
- a CDS encoding type II toxin-antitoxin system RelE/ParE family toxin: MKRRDVVFAPEARADVLALYDWISAKAGSGIAIDYIERIERFCNGLDLASERGHSRYDIRSGLRVVGFEKRITIAFIISDHKVTIMRLFYGGQNWENDV; the protein is encoded by the coding sequence GTGAAACGGCGCGACGTCGTCTTTGCGCCGGAAGCGCGCGCAGATGTGCTGGCTCTGTATGACTGGATCAGCGCCAAGGCTGGGTCCGGGATCGCGATCGATTACATCGAGCGAATTGAACGCTTTTGCAACGGGCTCGATCTCGCATCTGAACGCGGTCATTCCCGTTATGACATCCGGTCAGGGTTGCGCGTAGTCGGTTTCGAAAAGCGCATCACCATCGCATTCATTATTTCTGATCATAAGGTCACCATTATGCGCCTGTTTTATGGTGGGCAGAATTGGGAAAATGATGTGTGA
- a CDS encoding FAD-binding protein — MGAEFESWGRVVRHPRTKAPASGFSRDVPQGFLAFGNGRSYGDSCHNDRGRLIAMRPGAAISAFDPETGILTADAGVLLSQILALVMPHGFFLEVTPGTAQVTLGGAIANDVHGKNHHHRGTFGGSVLSFVLLGSDGARRTCSPDSHTPLFEASIGGMGLTGIIETATIRLMKVPSANVRQTAFRFESIDGYFDAIDEIDAAHEYSVAWIDQLARGPRLGRGVLMAGDHAEDGGAARAPSAPRLSVPVAPPVNLLNRLTLKAFNGLYYGRAPAQPATKIVPWASYFHPLDAISGWNRLYGPRGLFQHQSVYPAANARRTTIALIECAQNHGAASFLTVLKRFGDFASPGLMSFPRPGFTLTLDFANSGEATLKMLDALDDIVLEAGGALNPYKDQRMSPEMFAASFPQWRQMEAMRDPAVMSDFWRRTAMVLARDEDLAHRSEQAAHA, encoded by the coding sequence ATGGGCGCCGAATTCGAAAGCTGGGGCCGGGTGGTGCGCCATCCGCGCACCAAGGCGCCTGCCTCCGGTTTTTCGCGGGACGTGCCGCAGGGTTTTCTGGCTTTCGGCAATGGCCGGTCCTATGGCGACAGCTGCCACAATGACCGCGGCCGCCTGATCGCCATGCGGCCGGGCGCCGCCATCAGCGCCTTTGATCCCGAGACCGGCATCCTGACCGCCGATGCGGGCGTGCTGCTGTCGCAGATCCTGGCGCTGGTGATGCCGCACGGTTTCTTTCTCGAGGTCACGCCCGGCACGGCGCAGGTCACGCTTGGCGGCGCCATTGCCAATGATGTGCATGGCAAGAACCATCATCACCGCGGCACATTCGGCGGATCGGTGCTTTCTTTCGTGCTGCTGGGCAGCGACGGCGCGCGCCGGACCTGTTCGCCGGACAGCCACACGCCGCTGTTTGAAGCCAGCATCGGCGGCATGGGGCTCACCGGCATCATCGAAACCGCCACCATCCGGCTGATGAAGGTCCCCTCCGCCAATGTCCGCCAGACCGCCTTCCGGTTTGAGTCGATTGACGGCTATTTCGACGCGATCGACGAGATTGATGCCGCGCATGAATATTCCGTGGCCTGGATCGACCAGCTGGCGCGCGGGCCGCGGCTCGGCCGCGGCGTGCTGATGGCCGGTGATCATGCCGAGGATGGCGGAGCGGCGCGCGCGCCGTCGGCGCCGCGGCTTTCGGTGCCGGTCGCTCCGCCGGTCAATCTGCTCAACCGGCTGACGCTGAAGGCCTTCAACGGGCTCTATTATGGCCGCGCGCCCGCACAGCCGGCGACGAAGATCGTGCCCTGGGCCTCCTATTTCCATCCGCTGGATGCGATCAGCGGCTGGAACCGGCTCTATGGCCCGCGCGGGCTGTTCCAGCACCAGAGCGTCTATCCCGCGGCCAATGCCCGCCGGACCACGATCGCGCTGATCGAATGCGCCCAGAATCATGGCGCCGCCTCCTTCCTGACCGTGCTCAAGCGCTTTGGCGATTTTGCCTCTCCGGGTCTGATGTCGTTTCCGCGTCCGGGCTTCACCCTGACGCTGGATTTCGCCAATTCCGGCGAGGCGACACTCAAGATGCTCGATGCGCTCGACGACATCGTGCTTGAGGCCGGCGGTGCGCTCAATCCCTACAAGGACCAGCGCATGTCGCCGGAAATGTTTGCGGCCTCGTTTCCGCAGTGGCGGCAGATGGAAGCGATGCGCGATCCGGCGGTGATGTCGGATTTCTGGCGCCGCACGGCGATGGTTCTGGCGCGAGACGAAGACCTGGCGCACCGAAGCGAGCAGGCCGCCCACGCCTGA